Below is a genomic region from Helianthus annuus cultivar XRQ/B chromosome 2, HanXRQr2.0-SUNRISE, whole genome shotgun sequence.
CTTGACTTACACATCAGATTGATCAGGAATTGATGGATTAAAGTTTGTTTTTAATGATCCTAAACAAACCTGCAGCAATTGATAACTCAACATAGGACAAGAAATATATATTTCTTCTATATATCAGCATCATATCAATTGTTCGATTTAAACCTTCAAACAAATGCTGAATCTGGAAAAAAAATGAAGAAACATTGGTATCTAAAATCTAtgaaatcttaaaaatcaaaacGAAAACAAAGTGTTAGAACAACGATTAacgaagaaagaagaagaagcaCCTGTGTTGATATCTAGGGTTTGTAAAACGTGGCGGTGACAGACAAAAAACGTGATGGTGGCGATTAGAGATGGAAGATGGTGGTGGCAAGAGACTTGGATTATGAAATTTAGGGTTATTTAGTTGCTTATATACCCGGGTCAAAAACACGGGTATAGATATCCAGTGCGGGATCCGTATAGAAAATATCACTTTTTCTCACATTTTCCCGCCAAAACACCTAAATGGTTGCACCAGGAGATGACACGTGTCCCAAACcttatttgtttattatatatatagatttttGTAAACAGTATGTTATATGTTGGTAGAATattgttataattttttttttttacaaattacaAATTGGTTGTCACTTGTTCTCCTGGGTAAATTTATTTGATTGCTATTGGTTTTTGCTTGAGATAAATGAAATTTATTTGATTGCTATTAGGTGTATCACTTTTGTCAAATATTGTGTAAACAACACATGATACGTATTAAGTTATCTGTAAAATGATTTATAATATATAGGTATCGTATGGATAGATGAAAATCACTTCTTTGtgttaaaaataaattatattattgTGACTATCTACATTCTAACACCCGCTTGTTTCCTTTGTATTAATATAAAAATCCTATATATAGGTTTCTAACAACTCAATGAATTTGTATACGAAAGCTACATATTTATAGATATACTTGACAAATAAACGGAGACGCATtagatgaaaaaaaaatcaaccgAACTAAATATATTGCTAAGTTGATTATTAGACGCATCTTTTAATATTCATTTACTTTTAAGAATAATTATTAATCTAACCGACTTTTAATGATAATACCTTATTTTGACTACTATTCTGGTCTTTTTTATAAAATCACCACCGACTTCTCAAAACTAATTTGTGAAATACTTTTTCTGGTTTTGTAGGTACCAATTCTAATCTTGTGATtctatttttctttcttttttaagAAAAACGTACTTTGCGAATTTCTTTTTGATAGGTCTCTTTTAAAATTTTAagtggttgtgaaacaatgattacCTCGATATTAAATTCAGATAGGTTCCACTAAAAAAAGTTATCAGATTTGTAATGAGAGAGATATATAAGAGAGAGAAAAAAGCTAACAATAAATTATTTttagggtattttggtcatttaacaatacttaacTAAAAAATGTTAATAgtgttaaaaatttaaacttaaaGAGTTAAGAAAAATGGGTATAAAGAGTTAGGGACTCAGGGCATTAAacgtttttattttgattttgaactcaagtggttcaaaccactaaaacacaagaactcaaaaagtaatttatccTAGACATAGATAGGttatatatttctttttttaatttatattttcgTTTTGGGCTTTTCCTTTGTTATTTAACTTAAAGTTTAACTAAACAATTTTTAATACCTTCTTAGAAATGTTTTTTTCCCGTTAAGTAATCGTCTGCTGTCGCAACGCAAACTCTTAACCAGGTAGCATCATCTAACCCCATACCTGTTCCAAACCCATCCTTTTAGAACTAATAATATTCCGTCACCATCCCAAAATATACACAAAGTTAGTTAGGTTTTTTATTCTCATCCCTTTACTTGATTTTATCTTGTATCCCAAAATATACACAAAGTTGGTTAGGTTTTTTATTCTCATCTCTTTGCTTGATTTTATCTTGtacaatttatatttttatatatttttatatttttatattattccAATCTCATGTAGTCATGTTTGCTTCCAACAATTCAATAGTCTTGTGAAAACAATGTGAAGTGAACCACCCTGAGTCCTAGTCAGCAAAATAAATATTCACATGTGGCGCAATATTAGCATGCAATCGTTACCTCTTCATGCGCCGATCTAAAagtaactctctctctctctctaaaactctctctttctctctctaaatctCTCCTCCGTTACTCCGTCACGAGAAAGTACAAATCACCTCAACCTCGCCGCCGCTGCCGTCGCCGTCATCATCACCACTTCAAAAGTAACTTTACTTTAATCTCACTCATAAACACGTGTTCACAATATCGCAAACTTTAATCGCTTGATTTTGCCGTTATCAGTACTCTATCAATGAACCGAAAGCAGTGTCGGTGAGCTTTTCCGTAATTCTACGTAAAATTACTCTTTCTGTACTCAATTATTCATCAATTTGTTGCAGGTTTACGCGTCTGTGTTTAGGCTTAATGTTTATAAGTTTATTGTTTATTAATCGTTAACCGTAACcgtttcttttttgtttttgtgatgAAAAGTGATTGTAGAACTTGAATTTTGACGATCGAGAGCTGCATCTGCTGTTTCAGGTTCGATCGAGTTGTTTTACACTCTTAATACTCAATCGTTCTTAATTATTTGCAGGTTTACGTGTCTGTGTTTAGGTTTATTGTTTATTAATCGTTAATCgtaaccgtttttttttttttgttattttttgatGAAAAGTGATTGTAGAACTTAATTTGAAGATCGAGAGCTGCATCTGGTGTTTGAGGTTCGATCGAGTTGTTTTACTCCCTCAGTACTCAATCGATCCTAATTATTTGCAGGTTTATGTGTTTGTGTAGGCTTATTGTTTATTAATCGTTAACCGTatcgtttttttttgtttttgttattaaATGTGATTGTAGAACTCGAAATTGACGATCGAGAGCTGCATCTGGTGTTAATTGTTTAAATGGAGAAGAAGAAGTATCCGGTTGGAGCAGAGCACTATGTGCTGTATGAGGAGGTAGGGCAAGGTGTCAGCGCATCAGTTTTTCGCGCCAAGTGTATTCCGAACAATGAAATTGTTGCGATTAAGATTCTCGATTTCGAACGCGGCAACAGCGATCTGGTAAATTCAGTTCGTTCATAGTTTTATACTGTATTTTGATTTATGGATTTATTTGATTTGGTTTGTGTTGATTATTTAGTGTATTTAGGTCATTGATTTTGAAACTGTGGTTATGGCTGATTGAACTGTTTGATTGTAAATTTTACTTAATGGACTGAATAACTGAATTGAACTGTGTGGTAATACCTTCAAGAAGACCTAGATGTGATTGGGATTTATGGGTTAGGTTTTTGACTTTATTGTTTCTAACCCTACCTTTAGTCATTGATTCAGAATTTCATGATTGACAGATCACTTTCAagttttatattatattttatgatGACAATTAATATCAGCTAATTAAAGGTATCTACATCGTATTTATGATCGATGTTTGGAGCTTCGGTTATAAGTTGCACCGACTCTTGTAGGCTCATAATTTGATGATATAAGATAGAAAAAAATAGGAGAAACTTTTACATAAACAACATGAGCAAAGAACTCCTGTTTATTAGGGCATGCCCTACATGAACCTCGATATTACTGATTTTGGACATCTTGAATTAGTTAGACCAGTTGTACTGCATTAGTTTCAACCTCAAATTTATAGCAAATTGGTTTGACTTTGTGGGCGCTAATTTATGTTTGATTGATAAGCTATGTTTGTTTCAAATGAATTGCTCATTTTTAACGTGTTATCAGAACAACATATCACGTGAAGCTCAAACAATGATTCTGGTTGATCATCCGAATGTGCTTAAATCACATTGCTCCTTTGTGAATGACCATAATCTGTGGGTTGTCATGCCGTTTATGCCTGGTGGTTCTTGCCTTCATATATTGAAATCTGCCCATCCTGACGGTTTTGAGGAAGTTGTTATTGCAACTATACTGCGTGAGGTATTAAAGGCACTTGAGTATCTTCATGATCATGGCCTCATTCATCGAGATGTCAAAGTGAGTTcttttttacttctcatttaaaTCCAAAGGTCTCAGAATTTGTATCAGCACAATTTAGAGCTATATGCTGGTTTTGCATTATTATGATGCCTATAcatatgctttttttttttttgttctttttaacAGGCTGGAAACATTCTCATTAGTGAGAATGGGGCCATCAAACTAGGAGATCTTGGGGTTTCGGCTTGCCTATTTGATTCCGGTGATAGACAACGCACGAGAAATACATTTGTTGGGACACCATGCTGGTACTACTTGCATAACTTCTATATAAAAGAACAACTTTCATTTATCGTATATGATATTGTCCATAGTGATTGTTTCTGAATTTGTACTTACTTTAGTAATACATTTTTCCAGGATGGCCCCTGAGGTTATGGAACAGTTGCATGGCTATGATTTCAAGtcggttatttatttatttttatgtcATCAGTTAACCCGTCTGTCTACAAGGCCAAAATAATGGAGCCGTGATTAATATCACCTGATAATTTTTGCAGGGCTGATATCTGGTCCTTCGGAATAACAGCTTTAGAACTTGCTCATGGGCATGCTCCCTTTTCAAAATATCCCCCAATGAAGGTGCATCCATCTTGCATTTTTATGCGTTTCATATTTACTTTAGCGCGATAGATTAGTGTTATATCTAAAACTAAGTTGTGACAACTTAAAATTACTTTTACAATGACAGGTTTTGCTCATGACCTTACAAAATGCGCCTCCTGGTCTTGACTATGAGAGGGACAAGAAGTTTTCTAAGGTAATATGATTTGTTTattttaagagtaaaatgccattttcgtccctgaggtttggccagttttgcgactttcgtccacaggtttgtttttccgcattcggatccaaaaggtttgaaatcttgccattttcatcaagctcgttaactccatccatttttctctattaagtcaggggtatttttgtctcTTTTGTTAACTTAAGGGCAGttcggtctttttcaggggtattcggtctttttacataaagtgaaaaagaccaaattgctctttaagttaacaaaaaagacggaaatacccctgacttaacggagaaaaatggatggagttaacaaacctttggacgaaagccgcaaaactggccaaacctcatggacgaaatggcattttactcttatatttatatattatttcaCCACTTTAGGATCAATCAGATTGTCTCAAATTTGTTTTGTCTGTTCTTGTTCTTAAGTCTTTCAAGCAGATGATTGCAAGTTGTTTGGTTAAAGATCCTTCAAAACGTCCTTCTGCTAAGAAGCTTCTGAAGCATTCCTTTTTCAGACAAGCTAAATCCAACGAGTTCATAGCACGCAAGCTTTTGGAAGGTCTTCCAGCAATTGGCGATCGCCTTCAGGCATTGAAGGTTCctaagttgttgttgttgttgttattattattattattattattttgtttgaGATCATTAATACATTATAAGTTTATGTAATCCATTTATGTTATATTAACTCTGATCTGTTGGAATAATAGAAAAAGGAAGAAGATATGCTTGTGCAAAAGAAGATACCGGATGGAAAGAAGGAAGAAATATCACAGGTAAAGTATATAGGAAAATGCGTTTTGGGACGGATATCTGATTATCAGTCACATTTTATGCTTCTTGTTATCTGATAACCGGGCTTTATCTAGTTTTTTTTAGCAAATATTGTATATTCCAGTTCGGTTTTTAAACCGGTTTGAAGTGATGGAAACCCGAGTTGGTAACAACCAGTTCGAACCGGGTTTAAGACCGGTTTGGGCCAAAAAAACCGTTAACCGTTTTTTGCAATCGGTTTAGTTTTTAAACCTGTTTCAAAGATCGAAAATAGGAACTGGCCTACAAACCGCTGGGTCGGGTTGAGTCcgggttttaaaaaaaaacgaATCCGGTTTTTTTTCCGGTTTCAAACCACAAACCAGTTTTTTTTGCCCATGTCTAATTCCGGTCATTTAATCTGCCAAGTTTCTTAAATAATCAGAGATTTCGGCACACCTAAACAGCAAATGCACATCAGTGCACTATTTTTCATGCCTTTCTATTACAACTTCTTATAGAATTCTGATTCAATATCACATAATCACTTCAGAATTCTGCTTATAGATTTCGATACACTCTCAATCTAAGTTTTGTACTATGGGACAATAGTTGCTTAAACATTTCCCATATGCAATTAACTACTTGTTAAAGATGCTTGTTGAGTTTTGATATCCTTTAAATTGTCTATTCTTCTCTCCTATATTTCTCAACATATTCAGTGAATGGGCTTATTAGTTTTAGTTCTGAATCTCTGTTTTGATAACTTGTTTCTAGAACGAATACAAAAGAGGGATTAGCTGCTGGAACTTTGACCTCGAAGATATGAAAGCTCAGGCTTCCTTGGTATGTGACTTGATATTATGTATTTGATTTTGAACTACAAACTCTTTTTGTTCGATtcataatatttattttatgtttaGTTAGTGTTTTATGATTATGACATTATTATCACCATAATTATCTGAATCTTTGAATAAAACAATTTAGGAGGTTGTATACATTAAAGATAAGAATTTGTGGTGACTTCCAATATGCTAAATCCATTTGACCTGTTTGGAATAAACCATAAACCAAATCAATCTATTCGTAACAAACTGGGTCAAAACTGGCACCTCTTTTTTTGTCAGTGCCACTATCCTCTATGTGACTAAAACAAACTGAAAAGAGTCAAAAGACCATTATAAACGATCGAGTTTATCGTTAATGCAATTTTCTTTATGTAACAAATTCAGGACGAGGAATCTGTATCTGACAAAGATCACTTGGGGAACTCGAATACTTTGAATGGGATCTGTGCTAGTGGAAGTGGACTCCCGCCTACAGATGTATTAACTCGATATCCTTTAAATGAGGAATacataattttctttatttagaTTTAATAAATAATGATTAAAATAATTGCAGGCGGGATCTGCTCCAGTTGTTGACTCTAATGCATCATCCTCTGTGTATGTTAATTTAAATTAAGAACATCATTTTATAATTTATACAATAACATATTTTACAGATTTGTATATGCTTGAAAGTTATATTTTTATCCTGTGGATGAGCTTCATTTTGCGACACTTAATTGTTCAGAGGCAAATGCGAGAGTAATGGACACATGAGTGTGAAGAATTCTTCTTCCCATGCTGCAAACTGCAACAAGAATGATTTTGCTGGAAAACACAACTGGGATATTAGTAGAAAGTCGGTTGATGGTGTTGGATCTCATTCGCACCAGGAGGAACCTTCTTCTCGATGCGTTTCAGTTGATGAGTATGACATCTTACATATATTATATctatatcaattttttttttttttttttgtgtttagaTTTAAATATAGGgtaaattgcattttacgtcCAGTTTCAGCCAAATTTCCAGTCCTTTAACTAATGAAATTACAACGGATGTCTTTTGTGTTCTAATTTCTTTACAGGCGGTGTCCATTCTCCCTAATAAGATTACAAAAATAAAGGGCATCCGCTGTaaagaaattaaaacataaaGGCCATCTATTGTaaagaaattaaaacataaaggacatctgTTGTAATTTCGTTAGTTAAAGCACAACACCTGAAACTTTACTGAAACGTAAAATGCAATTTaccgttatatatatatatacatattaataatTACAATATTTGAAACTAGAATCTAGATCATCTTTGCATGTATTAAAAACAACTTTGATGATATAACTTAGGGAGGTTGACAATGGGCAggtgggtaacgggtcaaaatggggtTCGGTTCAATAAGGGTAAGTTTTAGTATGGGCCAAAAAGAGTCGGATCAGGTTGAGCCAACACACTTTTGCTCagttatatatattaataattacAATATTTGAAACTAGAATCTAGATACATCTTTGTATGTATTAAAAACAACTTTGATGATATAACTTAGAGAGGTTGACAATGGGCAGGTGGGTAACCGGTCAAAATGGGGTTCGGATCAATAAGGGTAAGTTTTAGTATGGGTCCTATGGGACAAAAAGAGTCGGATCAGGTTGAGCCAACACACTTTTGCTCAGTTCTTACGAACATATAACGTGTTGAATACGATTATCTCTACACCACAATAAAAAAAATCTTTGATATTTAAATGGTAATCAACTGTGTCTATGCTAACTTGGTAAAATACTCGCCTTTTAGCCCTTAACTTCGAAAAATCGCTAAGAATTGATAAATAATTTTTTGCAACTTTTATCTGAAGATTGACGTGTTTCCCTTTAATTGTATGTAATTTTCAGTAGCAAATTGCAAGGGGAAATTCATGTAGTCTCTAGACCTAATGGATCTCATTCACAGCCGATGGCAGATACCGTGACATCTGAATCCATCTCTAAACCTTCTAAAACAACATGTGAGTTTTTAGTTTAATCTTTCATTCAGCATTGTCTGACCGGTTATTGTATTTGTTTTCTTAATTACTATATGTCCTAGAGGTATCATTTCGACCCATATGCTTATAAATTGGTTGATTTAGGTTGTGTGTTTTGGTCTCGGTTGGGTCAAATCACATATTATTTTTTAACTAAAAGGGGAATGGATCAGCCTTCTAAATTATTTCATTCAAAGTTACAGATTGTTAATGTAATATTTGTTTTTTGGAAAATGGTCTATCCTGTCAAACCGAAACATCCATCAAGCTTAAACAACCTGTTCCCTCACAACCCGAATCCATTTTGACCTGCAAgtctaggggtgttcaaaattcGATTATAAAGAATTCGAATTCGAGTCTAGTAAACCGCATACGAATCAAATGCGAATTATTAACtttaaattcgattcgaaattcgaattcaAATTGTAcacatttatttattatatttatatatatttatttattatatttatatataatacacacaTATATGATATAACTTTAATTTGGCTATAGTATAAATAAATCTAAATTCTAAAATAGCCCATAATGAATTTACATATTTTAAACAAATTTGAATCAAaacgaatttattcgaattcaaATTGACCAGTTTTAATCAATTTCGAATTCAagcaaaaaataaaattatttaaaaaattcggttcgatgaacacccctacctGTAATCCAACCAGACTGACCTACCCATCTTGACGCCTCTTATATATCCAGTTTGTGTTGCTTTGAAGTCACACATACACATTGAAACTTTCTATTAACAATAATCGTGAAACAGTAACTAGTGATGACCAAGATGAGGAATCAAAGTGCCAAGTTGTTCAACGGAAAGGGCGTTTTAAAGTTACTTCGGAGAATGCTGACACCAATAAGGTAAGTTGTTTTCATCATCTTTGAGGTCACCGTGTGCAttcaaatttatatatttttttatattttttattttgtagGTAGCTTCATCTCCTGTACTGTTAAAGAGTCCGAGCATGCGGTTACAAGTATACCCTGCTTATTCATATAAAGCATCAGTGtttcttttatttctttttctAATATTTCTTTCCTCTGTAAAgttccttttcttttattttggTAAATGAATGACATTGACCATCATGTAAAACTAAAGGTGGCAACTTGGATGGGTCAATTGGGTTCGGTAACAGGTCAAAATGGGTCATTTGTGGCACGTAAATTTTTAGTATGTCTAAGTATGATTACGGATACTGAATTATTCCAATATTTTTTTGTTAACACAACGATTTAGGAGGTTCGTATACACTTTGGATAAGTTTCTATTCTATTCGATCAAACAGTTCGACTGTTTGACCCATTAGGGATAAAACATATCCCAAATTGTATTTTCTAGCCCTTGGAATATCATTTTATTTGCTTGTTGTAATTGGCTTAATTGAACTTGTGATATGCTGTTTGTAGGTAACGATTGAACATCCAGCTGGCCCGCAACCGTCTCAAGGTGATTCTACTGCAGTTCAAACTACTCAGCAAGCAAATAATCTTCAAGGGGTATTTGTCAGCGAAGCCTGCATATgctgtatttttttttatatttataaaacattAAAAGTTATTTACCATTTACAGGATGGCATTTTGAGTTCCACAAAGCAACTCTCTACTGGCAAGTCTATAGGTCAGGATATCTCTCTGTCTATGATTGATTACATTTCGTTATATGAATGTTTATTCATAAGGGATTGCAAAATGAGCGGTTTCGGTAATGTTTAATACAAATCCATGTCAAAATATATTATTTCAAATATATTctaatttataatttaaagtgATCAAAACGGGTCAAAAACGCTTTTATTCTACTGGTGGAAACGGGTCAAAAACGCTTTTATTGTCATTTGGGTTGAATGTACAACTTTTGTCCAAGGTTATGAAGTTTGTCTAAAGAATTAGGGTGTCTATGATTACaaaatttttatcatttaaaTAGTTTTTAACTCTTTTGAATAGAGTAAAATGccgttttcgtccctgaggtttggctatttttgcgactttcgtccaaaggtttgttttttcgcatttgCATCCAAAAGGtattttctctgttaagtcaggggtattttcgtttttttgttaacttaagggcaattcggtcttgtacattatgctaaatgcttgtacataaagtgaaaaagaccggattgccctttaagttaacaaaaaagacgaaaattcttctgacttaatggagaaaaatggatggagttaacgagccagatggaattggcaagatttcaaaccttttggatccaaatgtggaaaaacaaaaacaaacctttggacgacaTTCCCAAAATTGGCCAAACCCCAGGATcgaaaaatggcattttactcttttgaaTAAATTGGTTGATTTTCCTAGTCCAttctttttatataattttttagtTTTGATCTGTTAGAAAGGAAAACACCGAATCGACAGATTTATAAGTAAATCGGGTCAAGATTGCCTACATCTATACTGATATGCTTTTCGTCTTCAGCCAATAACAGCACAGACACGGGATCTACAGCAGGCAACATCACTGGACTAGAAAAATCAAAGGTATGAATCTGTTCCACTTAAAATGTAATGTTACCGAACATTTCGTATTTGTTAAAACAGTACTTGTCTGTTCACAAGCGATGGCTTGTTGAATATTCGCTTGCATTAGTGATAGATACTTTAtcttgattttcagatgcatcTAAATGATGCTCATTTAATGGAAAAGGAAATATTTCTAAACGGAGCATTAAAGATGTAATGTACATAAGTCAACAAAAATGGCCCATTTGGCAACACAGACATGTTTGTTTGGTTAGGTCGTGTACCAAGCCGTTCATGTGTACTTGAATATTAGCTAGAATTTACCAAATGAGCGGGTTAGGTAACAAATCGAGTCAAAATGTAGTTTTACTTTTTAGTAGGGGTGCTAAACGAGTCGTGTTGGCGGgtccaacccgacccgaccccgAAAAAATTGagatgaacccgaacacgacccgatcccgaaaatcgtgtcatacatatgaacccgaacacgaccccaATATTCACGGGTTGACCCAAACACCACTTGTtcgacccaaatttttttttttttttttttttttttttttaaatcataaaaagacaatatcattccacacgaaaaaatTTCAGtacaaaaaacacaaatgtatacaATTACATTTTAActataaatttttatattaatttcttttttaattaattatggcataaaataccCCCTGAAACTGACCCAAACCCGTTTAGGCTAAACCCAAACCCATGAATTtcatgttaggttcgtgtcgtgttttcaggtcatgtcagaaattcacaccccttgTTTTTAGTAGGGGCTGGAAATTGGTTTTTTGAATTTCCTTTAtcaataattaaattaaattgttGAATATTATAACAAAAGCTAAATTCTCACAAATAATTTCAGAGAAAAAAATAACCAGAACCTGACCCATTTTCATTCTGTTATTAACTTTATTTTCAGGTAGATGCAAGTGATGATAGGGAAAAGGAGTTGCTCAATGAGATAAGCGATTTACATCGTAGGTAAACATCCGTTCATAAAGACCGACATTTTTGTAACTAATTTGTTGAATATAAGTACAAAGTCGCTCCCGTTTTTTTGTGTGCAGGCTCTTATGTGCACAGGAGGAACTGCAAAAATACAAAGCTGGAAATTGTCAAAATGTTTGTCTCGTTTAGTTTCTATTACTTAGGTGTAAAGGTGACGTGTTTGGGTAACAACGTATCTTTTAATGGGTCAAACGGGTAAAATCGAAACTTTTAGTTGAAAAATATACGGGTGATTTGATTGAATGGTCGA
It encodes:
- the LOC110910454 gene encoding serine/threonine-protein kinase OSR1 isoform X3 encodes the protein MEKKKYPVGAEHYVLYEEVGQGVSASVFRAKCIPNNEIVAIKILDFERGNSDLNNISREAQTMILVDHPNVLKSHCSFVNDHNLWVVMPFMPGGSCLHILKSAHPDGFEEVVIATILREVLKALEYLHDHGLIHRDVKAGNILISENGAIKLGDLGVSACLFDSGDRQRTRNTFVGTPCWMAPEVMEQLHGYDFKADIWSFGITALELAHGHAPFSKYPPMKVLLMTLQNAPPGLDYERDKKFSKSFKQMIASCLVKDPSKRPSAKKLLKHSFFRQAKSNEFIARKLLEGLPAIGDRLQALKKKEEDMLVQKKIPDGKKEEISQNEYKRGISCWNFDLEDMKAQASLDEESVSDKDHLGNSNTLNGICASGSGLPPTDAGSAPVVDSNASSSVGKCESNGHMSVKNSSSHAANCNKNDFAGKHNWDISRKSVDGVGSHSHQEEPSSRCVSVDDSKLQGEIHVVSRPNGSHSQPMADTVTSESISKPSKTTLTSDDQDEESKCQVVQRKGRFKVTSENADTNKVASSPVLLKSPSMRLQVTIEHPAGPQPSQGDSTAVQTTQQANNLQGDGILSSTKQLSTGKSIANNSTDTGSTAGNITGLEKSKVDASDDREKELLNEISDLHRRLLCAQEELQKYKAGNCQNE
- the LOC110910454 gene encoding serine/threonine-protein kinase OSR1 isoform X5; the protein is MEKKKYPVGAEHYVLYEEVGQGVSASVFRAKCIPNNEIVAIKILDFERGNSDLNNISREAQTMILVDHPNVLKSHCSFVNDHNLWVVMPFMPGGSCLHILKSAHPDGFEEVVIATILREVLKALEYLHDHGLIHRDVKAGNILISENGAIKLGDLGVSACLFDSGDRQRTRNTFVGTPCWMAPEVMEQLHGYDFKADIWSFGITALELAHGHAPFSKYPPMKVLLMTLQNAPPGLDYERDKKFSKSFKQMIASCLVKDPSKRPSAKKLLKHSFFRQAKSNEFIARKLLEGLPAIGDRLQALKKKEEDMLVQKKIPDGKKEEISQNEYKRGISCWNFDLEDMKAQASLDEESVSDKDHLGNSNTLNGICASGSGLPPTDAGSAPVVDSNASSSVGKCESNGHMSVKNSSSHAANCNKNDFAGKHNWDISRKSVDGVGSHSHQEEPSSRCVSVDDSKLQGEIHVVSRPNGSHSQPMADTVTSESISKPSKTTLTSDDQDEESKCQVVQRKGRFKVTSENADTNKVTIEHPAGPQPSQGDSTAVQTTQQANNLQGDGILSSTKQLSTGKSIANNSTDTGSTAGNITGLEKSKVDASDDREKELLNEISDLHRRLLCAQEELQKYKAGNCQNVCLV